One window of the Oncorhynchus gorbuscha isolate QuinsamMale2020 ecotype Even-year linkage group LG17, OgorEven_v1.0, whole genome shotgun sequence genome contains the following:
- the cdkn3 gene encoding cyclin-dependent kinase inhibitor 3, translated as MNSLVNICYKKRQFIVYLPETMRTTSEFDSSSDEEEICEEHLTPFQISWLPLSIVDCSLFLGICPLPGCKFKDIRRNLLRDVGELQNQGVQDVFVFCTRGELHKYRVPSLLETYRQQGLVVHHLPFPDGGTPDLQQCCQILEGLQANLHDNRKTVIHCYGGLGRSGLIAACLLLQLSVSMTPNKAIEILREHRGGGAIQTVKQYNFLHEFREKYSAYQETKAVSTERSVSR; from the exons ATGAACTCTCTTGTCAACATTTGTTACAAAAAACGTCAATTCATTGTGTATTTG CCAGAAACAATGAGGACCACCAGTGAGTTTGATTCATCCTCTGATGAAGAGGAAATTTGTGAAGAGCATCTGACACCTTTCCAGATCTCCTG GTTGCCCTTGTCCATAGTGGACTGTTCTCTGTTTCTTGGAATATGTCCTTTGCCAGGGTGCAAATTCAAAGATATCAGAAGAAATTTACTGAGAGATGTTG GTGAGCTGCAGAACCAGGGGGTGCAGGATGTGTTTGTGTTCTGTACCAGAGGAGAGCTCCATAAGTACCGTGTGCCTAGCCTGCTGGAGACCTACAGGCAGCAGGGGCTCGTGGTGCACCACCTGCCCTTCCCTGACGGGGGCACCCCTGACCTGCAGCAGTGCTGCCAGATACTGGAGGGACTGCAAGCCAACCTACACGACAACCGGAAGACTGTCATCCA TTGTTATGGAGGTCTGGGTCGCTCTGGACTAA TTGCTGCCTGTCTGCTGCTTCAACTGTCCGTCTCCATGACTCCCAACAAAGCCATCGAGATCCTAAGAGAGCACAGAGGGGGTGGGGCCATTCAGACAGTCAAG CAATACAACTTCCTGCATGAGTTCCGGGAAAAATACTCTGCCTATCAAGAAACCAAGGCAGTCTCAACAGAGCGATCGGTGTCGCGGTGA